Part of the Desulfolutivibrio sulfoxidireducens genome is shown below.
CACGCCGACGTGGTCATGCCCGTGTCCAAGATGAAGGCCGCCATCGCCGTCATATTAAAGGACGAAGGCTACATTGCCGGCTACGCCGTGGATGGTCCCAAGCTGTCCATTACCCTGAAATATTCGAAAGGCAAGCCGACCATTTCAGGCCTGAAAAAGATCAGCACGCCCGGACGCCGGGTCTACGTGGGCGCCAAGGAGATTCCGGATGTCCAAAACGGGCTCGGGATCAGCATCCTGTCCACGTCCCGGGGCGTTCTGGCCGCCGGCGTGGCCCGCGAGCAGCGTCTTGGCGGCGAACTTCTCTGCGAGATCTGGTAGCCGCCCGGAGCGAGGAGCATATCATGTCCAGGATAGGAAAAAAGGAAATCATCCTCCCGGCCGGGGTGACCGTCACGGTCGAACCCCAGGCGGTGAAGGTCAAGGGCCCCAAGGGTGAGCTGCAAACGCCCGTGCATCCCAAGGTCGGGTATGCCGTCGAGGGGACCACGGTCACGGTCAACCGTGTGGACGACACCCGCATTGCCCGGGCCCAGCACGGACTGCGCCGCACGCTTTTGGCCAATCTGGTCGAGGGCGTGAGCAAGGGATTCACCAAGACCCTCGAGGTCATCGGGGTGGGGTACAAGGTCTCGACCCAGGGGGATGTGGTCTCCCTGAGCGTCGGCTACTCCCACCAGGTGGAGTTCAAGCTCCCGTCCGGAATCGCGGCCAAGGTCGAGGGCAACAAGATCACCCTGGCCGGGATCGACAAGCAGCTCGTGGGCGAGACCGCGGCGCGCATCCGCCGGGTGCGTCCGCCCGAACCCTTCAAGGGCAAGGGCATCAAGTATGAAACCGAGACGATTCGTCGCAAGGCCGGCAAATCCGGCGGCAAGAAATAGGGCTGGCATATGAAAGTCACCAAAGAAGTCGCGCGCAAGCGCCGCAAGGTGCGCATCCGCAAGAAGCTGTCCGGTGTGGCCGCCCGCCCGAGGCTGGTGGTGTATCGTTCCAACCGCCATATTTACGCCCAACTGGTGGATGACGTGGCCGGGCAGACCCTGGCCAGTTGTTCCACGCTGGCCCTGTCCAAGGACGGCCAGGCCCTTCGTCTGGACAAGGAATCCGCCGCCCGCGTCGGACGCGAAGTGGCGGAGAGGGCCAAGGAGCGCGGCATCGAGGCCGTGGTCTTTGACCGCAACGGCTATCTGTATCACGGCCGCATCAAGGCCTTGGCAGACGGCGCCCGCGAAGGCGGACTGAAATTCTAAGCGCGTAAGGATCCAAGAACATGGACCAGTCGGAACTCAATCAGATTGAAAAGATCGTGTACCTGAACCGCGTGGCCAAGGTCGTCAAGGGCGGTCGCCGGTTCAGCTTCAGCGCCCTGGTGGTCGTGGGCGACGGGAACGGCTCGGTGGGGTACGGCCTGGGCAAGGCCAACGAGGTCCCCGAGGCCATCCGCAAGGCCTCGGAGCAGGCGAAAAAGTCCATGATCAAGGTGCCGCTCATAGAAGGAACCCTGCCCTACGAGATCCTGGGACGCTACGGCGCCGGACGGGTGGTGCTCAAACCCGCCTCCAAGGGTACCGGAATCATCGCTGGCGGCCCGGTGCGCGCGGTCATGGAGGCCGTGGGCGTCCACGACATCCTGACCAAGGCCATCGGCACCAACAACCCGCACAATGTGCTTCGGGCCACCATCGCCGGCCTGGAATCCC
Proteins encoded:
- the rpsH gene encoding 30S ribosomal protein S8, producing MSVVDPIADMLARIRNAHQALHADVVMPVSKMKAAIAVILKDEGYIAGYAVDGPKLSITLKYSKGKPTISGLKKISTPGRRVYVGAKEIPDVQNGLGISILSTSRGVLAAGVAREQRLGGELLCEIW
- the rplF gene encoding 50S ribosomal protein L6; protein product: MSRIGKKEIILPAGVTVTVEPQAVKVKGPKGELQTPVHPKVGYAVEGTTVTVNRVDDTRIARAQHGLRRTLLANLVEGVSKGFTKTLEVIGVGYKVSTQGDVVSLSVGYSHQVEFKLPSGIAAKVEGNKITLAGIDKQLVGETAARIRRVRPPEPFKGKGIKYETETIRRKAGKSGGKK
- the rplR gene encoding 50S ribosomal protein L18 — encoded protein: MKVTKEVARKRRKVRIRKKLSGVAARPRLVVYRSNRHIYAQLVDDVAGQTLASCSTLALSKDGQALRLDKESAARVGREVAERAKERGIEAVVFDRNGYLYHGRIKALADGAREGGLKF
- the rpsE gene encoding 30S ribosomal protein S5; amino-acid sequence: MDQSELNQIEKIVYLNRVAKVVKGGRRFSFSALVVVGDGNGSVGYGLGKANEVPEAIRKASEQAKKSMIKVPLIEGTLPYEILGRYGAGRVVLKPASKGTGIIAGGPVRAVMEAVGVHDILTKAIGTNNPHNVLRATIAGLESLRSAEFVSELRGKTLSTPRK